The Klebsiella sp. RHBSTW-00484 genome includes a window with the following:
- a CDS encoding peptidoglycan glycosyltransferase FtsI, translated as MKAAPKTPKAKRQEEQANFVSWRFALLCGCILLALGFLLGRVAWLQVISPDMLVRQGDMRSLRVQEVSTARGMITDRSGRPLAVSVPVKAIWADPKELHDAGGVTLDNRWKALADALNMPLDQLASRINTNPRMRFIYLARQVNPDMADYIRKLKLPGIHLREESRRYYPSGEVTAHLIGFTNVDSQGIEGVEKSFDKWLTGQPGERVVRKDRYGRVIEDISSTDSQAAHNLALSIDERLQALVYRELNNAVAFNKAESGTAVLVDVSTGEVLAMANSPSYNPNNFAGTAKDTMRNRAITDVFEPGSTVKPMVVMTALQRGIVNENTVLNTVPYRINGHEIKDVARYSELTLTGVLQKSSNVGVSKLALAMPSSALVDTYSRFGLGKATNLGLVGERSGLYPQKQRWSDIERATFSFGYGLMVTPLQLARVYATIGSYGIYRPLSITKVDPPVPGERVFPESLVRTVVHMMESVALPGGGGVKAAIKGYRIAIKTGTAKKVGPDGRYINKYIAYTAGVAPASHPRFALVVVINDPQAGKYYGGAVSAPVFGAIMGGVLRTMNIEPDALATAEKSELVINQGEGTGGRS; from the coding sequence ATGAAAGCAGCGCCGAAAACGCCAAAAGCAAAACGTCAGGAAGAACAAGCCAACTTTGTCAGTTGGCGTTTTGCGTTGTTATGCGGCTGTATTCTGCTGGCGCTGGGCTTCCTGCTGGGCCGCGTGGCCTGGCTGCAGGTGATTAGCCCGGATATGCTGGTACGCCAGGGCGATATGCGCTCTCTGCGCGTACAGGAAGTTTCCACCGCGCGTGGGATGATTACCGACCGCTCTGGTCGCCCGCTGGCGGTGAGCGTGCCGGTAAAAGCGATTTGGGCTGACCCGAAAGAGCTACACGATGCTGGCGGCGTCACGCTGGATAATCGTTGGAAAGCGCTGGCCGATGCGTTGAATATGCCGCTGGATCAGCTGGCATCGCGTATTAATACCAACCCGCGAATGCGTTTCATCTATCTGGCGCGTCAGGTGAACCCTGATATGGCCGATTACATCCGCAAGCTGAAGCTACCGGGGATTCATCTGCGTGAAGAGTCGCGCCGTTACTACCCGTCAGGAGAAGTAACCGCTCACCTTATTGGCTTCACCAACGTGGATAGCCAGGGGATTGAGGGCGTCGAGAAGAGTTTCGATAAGTGGCTTACCGGCCAGCCTGGCGAACGTGTCGTGCGTAAAGACCGCTATGGCCGCGTGATTGAAGATATCTCTTCTACCGACAGCCAGGCGGCACATAATCTGGCATTGAGTATTGATGAACGCCTGCAAGCACTTGTTTACCGCGAGCTGAATAATGCCGTGGCGTTTAACAAAGCGGAGTCAGGCACTGCGGTTCTGGTTGATGTGAGCACCGGCGAAGTGCTGGCGATGGCCAATAGCCCCTCTTACAACCCGAATAATTTCGCCGGTACCGCCAAAGATACCATGCGTAACCGCGCCATCACCGACGTGTTTGAACCAGGTTCAACGGTGAAGCCGATGGTAGTAATGACGGCGCTCCAGCGCGGTATCGTTAACGAAAATACCGTACTTAATACTGTCCCATACCGAATTAATGGCCACGAGATTAAAGACGTGGCGCGCTATAGCGAATTGACCCTGACCGGGGTACTACAGAAGTCGAGTAACGTCGGTGTTTCTAAGCTGGCGTTAGCGATGCCGTCCTCAGCGTTAGTAGATACTTACTCACGTTTTGGACTTGGAAAAGCGACCAATTTGGGGTTGGTCGGAGAACGCAGTGGCTTATATCCTCAAAAACAACGGTGGTCTGACATAGAGAGGGCCACCTTTTCTTTCGGCTATGGGCTAATGGTAACGCCGTTACAGTTAGCGCGAGTCTACGCAACGATTGGCAGCTATGGCATCTATCGCCCGCTGTCGATTACCAAAGTTGATCCACCGGTTCCGGGCGAGCGCGTCTTCCCGGAATCACTCGTTCGTACCGTTGTTCACATGATGGAGAGCGTGGCGCTGCCCGGCGGCGGCGGGGTGAAGGCGGCGATCAAAGGCTATCGCATCGCCATTAAAACCGGTACCGCGAAGAAAGTAGGACCAGATGGTCGCTACATCAACAAATATATTGCTTACACCGCAGGCGTTGCGCCCGCCAGCCATCCGCGTTTCGCGCTGGTGGTGGTGATCAACGACCCGCAGGCGGGTAAATACTACGGCGGCGCCGTTTCCGCGCCGGTCTTCGGTGCCATCATGGGCGGCGTACTGCGCACCATGAACATCGAGCCGGATGCGCTGGCAACGGCTGAGAAAAGTGAATTAGTCATTAATCAAGGCGAGGGAACAGGTGGCAGATCGTAA
- the ftsL gene encoding cell division protein FtsL, with product MIGRVTEALSKVKGSIGSNERHALPGVIGDDLLRFGKLPLCLFICIIVTAITVVTTAHHTRLLTAQREQLVLERDALDIEWRNLILEENALGDHSRVERIATEKLQMQHVDPSQENIVVQK from the coding sequence ATGATCGGCAGAGTGACAGAAGCCCTAAGCAAGGTTAAAGGGTCGATTGGAAGCAACGAGCGCCATGCTTTGCCTGGCGTGATCGGAGACGACCTTCTGCGGTTTGGGAAGCTGCCACTCTGTCTGTTCATTTGCATCATTGTTACGGCGATTACGGTGGTGACAACGGCGCACCATACTCGCCTGTTAACGGCACAGCGTGAACAACTGGTTCTGGAACGTGACGCGCTGGACATTGAATGGCGCAACCTGATCCTTGAAGAGAACGCCTTGGGCGATCACAGTCGGGTTGAGCGGATCGCGACGGAGAAGTTGCAGATGCAACACGTTGATCCATCACAAGAAAATATCGTTGTACAGAAATAA
- the rsmH gene encoding 16S rRNA (cytosine(1402)-N(4))-methyltransferase RsmH, which yields MMENFKHTTVLLDEAVNGLNIRPDGIYIDGTFGRGGHSRLILSQLGAEGRLLAIDRDPQAIAVAKTIDDPRFSIIHGPFSALADYVSERELTGKIDGILLDLGVSSPQLDDAERGFSFMRDGPLDMRMDPTRGQSAAEWLQTADEADIAWVIKTFGEERFGKRIARAIVERNRVEPMTRTKELAEVVTAATPVKDKFKHPATRTFQAVRIWVNSELEEIEQALKSSLSVLAPGGRLSIISFHSLEDRIVKRFMREQSRGPQVPAGLPMTEEQLKKLGGRELRALGKLMPGEEEVAENPRARSSVLRIAERTNA from the coding sequence ATGATGGAAAATTTTAAACATACTACGGTACTTCTGGATGAAGCCGTCAACGGCCTGAATATTCGTCCGGATGGTATCTACATTGATGGAACCTTTGGTCGCGGCGGTCACTCGCGTCTGATTCTCTCCCAACTGGGAGCGGAGGGACGTCTGCTGGCAATCGATCGCGATCCGCAGGCTATCGCCGTCGCGAAGACCATCGATGATCCGCGCTTCTCCATCATTCATGGTCCTTTCTCTGCGCTTGCTGATTATGTTAGCGAGCGCGAACTTACTGGCAAGATCGATGGGATTCTGCTCGATCTTGGCGTTTCCTCTCCGCAACTTGATGACGCTGAACGCGGTTTTTCGTTTATGCGCGATGGCCCGCTGGATATGCGCATGGATCCAACTCGCGGTCAATCTGCCGCCGAGTGGCTACAAACCGCCGATGAAGCCGATATCGCCTGGGTGATTAAAACCTTTGGCGAGGAGCGTTTTGGTAAACGTATTGCCCGCGCCATTGTTGAGCGCAACCGTGTGGAGCCGATGACGCGAACTAAAGAGTTGGCGGAAGTTGTGACGGCCGCCACCCCGGTAAAGGACAAATTCAAACATCCCGCGACCCGTACCTTCCAGGCGGTGCGCATTTGGGTGAACAGTGAACTGGAGGAGATAGAGCAGGCGCTAAAAAGCTCGCTCAGCGTGCTGGCTCCAGGTGGGCGGCTCTCAATCATCAGTTTCCATTCGCTGGAAGACCGTATTGTGAAGCGCTTTATGCGTGAACAAAGCCGCGGTCCGCAGGTTCCGGCTGGATTACCGATGACCGAAGAGCAGCTCAAAAAACTGGGCGGCCGTGAGTTAAGAGCACTAGGCAAGTTGATGCCGGGTGAAGAAGAGGTAGCTGAAAATCCTCGTGCCCGTAGTTCAGTTCTGCGTATTGCAGAGAGGACGAACGCATGA
- the mraZ gene encoding division/cell wall cluster transcriptional repressor MraZ, whose translation MFRGATLVNLDSKGRLAVPTRYRDGLIEDASGQLVCTIDIHHPCLLLYPLPEWEIIEQKLSRLSSMNPTERRVQRLLLGHASECQMDNAGRLLIAPVLRQHAGLTKEVMLVGQFNKFELWDETTWYQRVKEDIDAEQSASGELSERLQDLSL comes from the coding sequence ATGTTCCGAGGGGCAACGTTAGTCAATCTTGACAGCAAAGGCCGTCTGGCCGTACCGACGCGTTACCGCGACGGGCTGATCGAGGACGCTTCCGGTCAATTGGTTTGCACCATTGACATTCATCACCCATGCCTGCTGCTTTACCCCTTGCCCGAATGGGAAATCATCGAGCAAAAATTGTCGCGTTTATCGAGCATGAATCCCACTGAGCGGCGCGTGCAGCGTTTGCTTCTGGGGCATGCCAGCGAATGTCAGATGGATAATGCCGGGCGACTATTGATTGCCCCGGTGCTGCGGCAACATGCCGGGCTGACAAAAGAAGTGATGCTGGTCGGGCAGTTCAATAAATTTGAGCTGTGGGATGAAACGACCTGGTATCAACGGGTCAAGGAAGATATTGACGCTGAGCAGTCCGCATCCGGGGAACTGTCGGAGCGCCTGCAGGACTTGTCTTTGTAA
- the cra gene encoding catabolite repressor/activator, which produces MKLDEIARLAGVSRTTASYVINGKAKQYRVSDKTVEKVMAVVREHNYHPNAVAAGLRAGRTRSIGLVIPDLENTSYTRIANYLERQARQRGYQLLIACSEDQPDNEMRCIEHLLQRQVDAIIVSTSLPPEHPFYQRWANDSFPIVALDRALDREHFTSVVGADQDDAEMLGAELRKFPAETVLYLGALPELSVSFLREQGFRTAWKDDPREVNYLYANSYEREAAAQLFEKWLETHPMPQALFTTSFPLLQGVMDVTLRREGKLPSELAIATFGDNELLDFLQCPVLAVAQRHRDVAERVLEIVLASLDEPRKPKPGLSRIRRNLYRRGSLNRR; this is translated from the coding sequence GTGAAACTGGATGAAATCGCCCGGCTGGCCGGTGTCTCGCGAACCACCGCTAGCTATGTGATTAACGGTAAAGCGAAGCAGTATCGCGTTAGCGATAAGACTGTTGAAAAGGTGATGGCGGTTGTTCGTGAGCACAACTATCACCCGAATGCGGTCGCTGCGGGCTTGCGTGCAGGACGCACGCGTTCCATTGGTCTGGTCATTCCGGATCTGGAAAATACCAGCTATACGCGCATCGCTAATTACCTGGAGCGTCAGGCGCGTCAGCGCGGCTATCAGTTATTGATTGCTTGTTCTGAGGATCAACCGGATAACGAAATGCGCTGTATTGAGCACCTGCTACAGCGTCAGGTTGATGCCATTATCGTTTCTACCTCGCTACCGCCTGAACATCCGTTCTATCAACGCTGGGCCAATGATTCCTTCCCGATTGTCGCCCTTGACCGGGCGCTCGATCGTGAACACTTTACTAGCGTTGTTGGTGCCGATCAGGACGATGCTGAAATGCTCGGCGCAGAATTACGTAAATTTCCTGCTGAAACGGTACTGTATCTTGGTGCGTTACCGGAGCTATCGGTGAGCTTCCTGCGCGAGCAGGGCTTCCGTACGGCGTGGAAAGACGATCCGCGAGAGGTGAATTACCTCTACGCCAACAGCTATGAACGCGAAGCAGCGGCACAGCTATTCGAGAAGTGGCTGGAAACGCATCCAATGCCGCAGGCGCTGTTCACGACATCATTTCCGCTGTTGCAGGGGGTGATGGATGTCACGCTGCGTCGTGAAGGGAAGCTGCCTTCTGAACTGGCTATTGCGACTTTTGGCGATAATGAGCTGCTGGATTTCCTTCAGTGTCCGGTGTTAGCCGTTGCTCAGCGCCATCGTGATGTTGCTGAACGAGTACTGGAGATTGTGCTCGCTAGCCTTGATGAACCGCGCAAACCAAAGCCGGGCTTGAGTCGCATCCGGCGCAATCTGTATCGTCGTGGTAGTTTGAACCGTCGTTAA
- the ilvN gene encoding acetolactate synthase small subunit, translating into MRRILSVLLENESGALSRVIGLFSQRGYNIESLTVAPTDDPTLSRMTIQTVGDEKAIEQIEKQLHKLVDVLRVTELGQGAHVEREIMLVKVQASGYGRDEVKRNTEIFRGQIIDVTPSIYTVQLAGTSDKLDAFLASLRDVARIVEVARSGVVGLSRGDKIMR; encoded by the coding sequence ATGCGCCGGATATTATCAGTATTGCTGGAGAATGAATCGGGTGCATTATCCCGCGTGATCGGCCTCTTTTCGCAGCGTGGCTACAATATTGAAAGCCTGACGGTAGCACCGACGGACGATCCTACGCTGTCCAGGATGACGATTCAAACCGTTGGCGACGAGAAAGCGATCGAGCAAATAGAAAAGCAATTGCATAAGCTGGTGGACGTTTTACGCGTTACCGAGCTTGGGCAGGGTGCGCACGTTGAGCGAGAAATTATGCTGGTGAAAGTCCAGGCCAGCGGTTATGGGCGCGATGAGGTCAAGCGCAACACGGAGATTTTCCGTGGGCAAATTATCGATGTGACGCCGTCTATTTATACCGTTCAACTGGCGGGCACTAGCGACAAGCTGGATGCGTTCCTGGCTTCACTGCGCGATGTTGCGCGAATTGTGGAAGTGGCTCGCTCCGGCGTGGTCGGATTGTCGCGCGGCGACAAAATCATGCGTTGA
- the ilvI gene encoding acetolactate synthase 3 large subunit gives MEMLSGAEMVVQSLVDQGVKQVFGYPGGAVLDIYDALHTLGGIDHILVRHEQAAVHMADGLARATGEVGVVLVTSGPGATNAITGIATAYMDSIPLVILSGQVATSLIGYDAFQECDMVGISRPVVKHSFLVKQTEDIPGVLKKAFWLAASGRPGPVVVDLPKDILNPAKKLPYTWPDTVSMRSYNPTTTGHKGQIKRALQTLITAKKPVVYVGGGAINAKCEPQLYTLVEKLKLPVVSSLMGLGAFPASHQQALGMLGMHGTYEANMTMHNSDVIFAVGVRFDDRTTNNLAKYCPNATVLHIDIDPTSISKTVPADVPIVGDARLVLEQMLELLEHEESLQPLDEIRDWWQQIEQWRARHCLQYDTQSGKIKPQAVIETIWRLTNGDAYVTSDVGQHQMFAALYYPFDKPRRWINSGGLGTMGFGLPAALGVKMVLPEETVVCVTGDGSIQMNIQELSTALQYDLPVLVLNLNNRYLGMVKQWQDMLYSGRHSQSYMESLPDFARVAEAYGHVGIRISDPQELEAKLAEALEQVRNNRLVFVDVMVDGSEHVYPMQIRGGGMDEMWLSKTERT, from the coding sequence ATGGAGATGTTGTCAGGAGCCGAGATGGTCGTCCAGTCGCTAGTCGATCAGGGCGTCAAGCAAGTGTTCGGTTACCCCGGGGGCGCAGTCCTCGATATCTATGATGCGTTACATACCCTTGGTGGTATCGATCATATTCTGGTTCGCCATGAACAGGCCGCTGTTCATATGGCTGATGGCCTGGCCCGTGCGACAGGCGAAGTCGGTGTGGTGCTGGTGACGTCGGGGCCAGGAGCCACGAACGCGATTACCGGCATTGCGACGGCCTACATGGATTCTATTCCGCTGGTGATTCTTTCCGGACAGGTCGCGACCTCTTTGATTGGTTACGATGCTTTTCAGGAGTGCGATATGGTGGGGATTTCCCGACCGGTGGTGAAGCACAGCTTTCTGGTTAAGCAAACCGAAGATATCCCTGGTGTCCTAAAAAAAGCCTTTTGGCTGGCGGCGAGTGGACGTCCTGGTCCGGTGGTGGTTGATTTGCCGAAGGATATTTTGAACCCGGCGAAAAAGCTGCCTTACACCTGGCCAGATACGGTCAGCATGCGCTCCTATAACCCGACGACAACGGGCCATAAAGGGCAGATTAAACGTGCGCTGCAAACGCTGATTACGGCAAAAAAACCGGTCGTTTATGTTGGCGGTGGGGCGATTAATGCGAAATGTGAACCGCAGCTATATACCCTGGTTGAGAAACTGAAGCTGCCCGTCGTTTCTTCGCTGATGGGGCTGGGCGCTTTTCCTGCATCGCATCAGCAGGCATTAGGGATGTTAGGTATGCATGGCACCTATGAAGCCAACATGACCATGCATAACTCTGATGTGATTTTCGCTGTTGGCGTGCGCTTCGACGATCGTACGACGAACAATCTGGCAAAGTACTGTCCGAACGCGACGGTACTGCACATTGATATTGATCCCACTTCGATTTCAAAGACCGTTCCCGCCGATGTTCCTATCGTTGGTGATGCGCGTCTGGTGCTGGAACAAATGCTGGAGCTACTCGAACACGAGGAGTCTCTGCAGCCGTTAGATGAAATTCGCGACTGGTGGCAGCAGATTGAGCAGTGGCGCGCGCGTCATTGTCTGCAATATGACACCCAAAGCGGCAAGATCAAGCCGCAGGCGGTTATCGAGACTATCTGGCGTCTGACTAACGGCGATGCGTACGTGACGTCCGATGTTGGTCAGCACCAAATGTTTGCCGCACTCTATTATCCTTTCGACAAACCAAGGCGTTGGATTAATTCCGGCGGGCTGGGGACCATGGGATTTGGCCTACCTGCAGCGCTCGGCGTGAAGATGGTGCTGCCGGAAGAAACGGTTGTTTGTGTGACGGGGGATGGCAGTATTCAGATGAATATTCAGGAGCTGTCCACCGCGTTGCAATACGATCTTCCTGTGTTGGTACTGAATCTGAACAACCGTTATCTCGGGATGGTTAAGCAGTGGCAAGATATGCTCTATTCTGGCCGCCATTCACAATCTTATATGGAATCGCTGCCCGATTTTGCCCGCGTAGCGGAAGCCTATGGTCATGTTGGGATTCGTATTAGCGACCCACAAGAGCTGGAAGCGAAGCTGGCCGAAGCGCTGGAGCAAGTACGCAACAATCGCTTGGTTTTTGTTGATGTGATGGTTGACGGCAGCGAACATGTATACCCTATGCAGATTCGCGGCGGCGGTATGGACGAGATGTGGCTGAGCAAAACGGAGAGGACCTGA